One Corynebacterium efficiens YS-314 DNA segment encodes these proteins:
- a CDS encoding arylsulfatase, whose amino-acid sequence MAQHPSIRPYRFALAGLGFVTAVALTACGSTAASDTAGITPAAESQEQPNIMMILLDDLGYSDLGAYGGEAETPNIDALAQEGVQFTNFHATPLCAPTRAALMTGQDPHRVGLGSMEGMAPPGVDQDTPGYKGSLEGDFTGIAEVLSDTGYDTYQVGKWHLGREAEQRPSALGFDENFTMYDAGASYYPDALRLFNRPVEPVNTVVYERNGETLDTLPDDFFATRSYTDEVLQQVDQSVEADQPFFTYLGYTAPHDPLHVENKELIDKYLDVYLDGYNYEELRTQRIERMAEIGLIDADVATRWPDQVPSWDSLTVEQQTDMAYRMAVYAAVLEETDDQIGRVIDHLKDTGEYDNTLIAVVSDNGASASTQLMYEPHGSIDGWHDQVYPSTGDVSTYGDQGSFPSMGLPNAQVSSGPYFQAKNTLFEGGTRVPAIIKAPGGGQERRIVDTFAHITDLYPTFADYAGGDLNAIDNLLGDSVRPVLEGTSETIGDDEFGTEHFGHRAYRSGDWKLIFTPVPMGGTGEWALYNLADDPGETTDVIAEHPEIAEELAAKWDDYARDNGVVPVDFPAVNEVAPAAAEGWFAIDWATGPAH is encoded by the coding sequence ATGGCTCAACACCCCTCGATACGCCCCTACCGATTTGCCCTCGCAGGATTGGGATTCGTCACAGCGGTGGCGCTCACCGCCTGCGGGAGCACCGCCGCATCCGACACGGCTGGGATCACCCCCGCAGCTGAAAGCCAGGAGCAACCCAATATCATGATGATCCTTCTCGATGACCTCGGTTATTCAGATCTGGGAGCCTACGGTGGAGAGGCGGAGACCCCCAATATCGATGCCCTGGCGCAGGAGGGGGTGCAGTTCACCAACTTCCATGCCACCCCACTGTGTGCTCCCACCCGGGCAGCGCTCATGACCGGGCAGGACCCGCACCGCGTTGGGTTGGGATCAATGGAGGGGATGGCACCCCCCGGCGTGGATCAGGACACCCCGGGGTACAAGGGAAGCCTCGAAGGTGACTTCACCGGGATTGCAGAAGTGTTATCCGACACTGGTTACGACACCTACCAGGTGGGCAAATGGCACCTCGGGAGGGAAGCGGAACAGCGTCCCTCCGCGCTGGGATTCGACGAGAATTTCACCATGTATGATGCGGGTGCCTCCTATTACCCGGATGCCCTCCGCCTGTTCAACCGTCCGGTGGAACCGGTGAACACGGTTGTTTATGAGCGCAATGGCGAAACCCTCGACACGCTGCCCGATGACTTCTTCGCCACCCGTAGTTACACCGACGAGGTCCTCCAGCAGGTTGACCAGAGCGTGGAAGCGGACCAGCCGTTCTTCACCTACCTCGGATACACCGCCCCACACGATCCGCTTCATGTGGAGAACAAGGAACTCATCGACAAGTACCTTGATGTCTACCTCGACGGATACAACTATGAGGAGCTCCGGACCCAGCGTATTGAGCGTATGGCTGAGATCGGCCTGATTGATGCTGACGTCGCCACCCGGTGGCCGGACCAGGTCCCCAGCTGGGATTCCCTCACCGTGGAACAGCAAACCGACATGGCTTACCGCATGGCCGTCTACGCCGCTGTCCTTGAGGAAACCGATGACCAGATCGGGCGTGTCATCGACCATCTGAAGGACACCGGCGAATATGACAACACACTCATCGCCGTGGTCAGTGACAATGGAGCCTCTGCCAGTACGCAGTTGATGTATGAACCCCACGGATCAATTGACGGGTGGCACGACCAGGTCTATCCATCGACCGGGGATGTCTCAACCTACGGAGACCAGGGTTCCTTCCCCTCCATGGGGTTACCCAATGCGCAGGTATCCTCGGGGCCGTATTTCCAGGCCAAGAACACCCTCTTTGAAGGTGGCACCCGTGTGCCCGCCATCATCAAGGCCCCGGGCGGGGGCCAGGAACGTCGTATCGTGGACACCTTCGCCCACATCACCGACCTGTATCCCACCTTCGCTGATTACGCTGGCGGTGACCTCAACGCGATCGACAACCTGCTGGGCGACTCCGTCCGACCGGTGCTGGAGGGCACCTCGGAGACCATCGGAGATGATGAGTTCGGTACAGAACACTTCGGTCATCGGGCCTACCGTTCCGGGGACTGGAAACTCATTTTCACCCCGGTCCCCATGGGCGGGACGGGCGAGTGGGCCCTTTACAACCTTGCCGATGATCCAGGAGAGACCACCGATGTTATCGCCGAACATCCAGAGATTGCTGAGGAGCTCGCTGCAAAATGGGATGATTACGCCCGGGATAACGGCGTGGTGCCCGTAGATTTCCCCGCGGTCAACGAGGTTGCCCCTGCTGCTGCCGAAGGGTGGTTCGCCATCGACTGGGCCACCGGCCCTGCACACTGA
- a CDS encoding ABC transporter ATP-binding protein, whose amino-acid sequence MDRASTSFPLATLPQVRHEVGRQLARIPHAGRWFALAIVLLSAGSFATVNVPRLLGHIVDLVAQNQPAEQLWQTGGLLLGIAITGGVLSASGFYLVVRMAERVIANLREDMVGTALGLPTHRVEDAGTGDLVSRSTDDVAELSSAVTETIPILTSSMFTILATTITLFTMDWRFLIIPLLVGPVYYLASRHYLGRAPGRYARERAAMAERARRVLEAIRGRATVRAFSMEEQMHTRIENASWTVVTRGIRARTTMLILTTWMLCAEFLMLALGLFIGYWLVAAGDMTVGAVTGALLMLIRLRGPMNMFMRVLDTVQSGYASLARIVGVVADPPVPVPDSGASAPEGRVELRNVSFSYGNDWAVRDVSLHIHPGETVAVVGASGAGKTTVAALVAGLRVPDEGEVLVDGFPVAELSDRERIARLAMVSQEVHVFSGTLRQDLTLARPGATDSELLAVLERVQARDWFDKLPDGLDTVVGARGIQLEPVAAQQLALARVLLLDPAIVIMDEATAEAGSAGAGALEAAAEEVTRDRSALVVAHRLDQASRADRILVMDGGRIVEQGTHGELIARGGIYHRLWSAWSVGR is encoded by the coding sequence ATGGATAGGGCGTCGACAAGCTTCCCCCTGGCCACCCTGCCGCAGGTCAGGCACGAGGTGGGCAGGCAACTGGCGCGCATCCCACACGCCGGCCGCTGGTTCGCGCTCGCCATCGTGCTGCTCAGCGCGGGGTCATTCGCCACCGTCAACGTGCCGAGGCTGCTCGGCCACATTGTCGACCTGGTCGCCCAGAACCAACCCGCCGAGCAACTGTGGCAGACCGGTGGACTGCTGCTGGGCATCGCCATCACCGGCGGGGTCTTGAGCGCCAGTGGCTTCTACCTCGTGGTGCGCATGGCCGAACGGGTCATCGCCAACCTGCGCGAGGATATGGTCGGCACCGCCCTCGGTCTGCCCACCCACCGCGTGGAGGACGCCGGCACCGGCGATCTGGTCAGCCGTTCCACCGATGACGTCGCGGAACTCTCCTCCGCGGTCACCGAGACCATCCCGATCCTCACCTCCTCGATGTTCACCATCCTGGCCACCACCATCACCCTGTTCACCATGGACTGGCGGTTCCTCATCATCCCGCTGCTGGTCGGGCCGGTCTACTACCTCGCCTCACGCCACTACCTGGGCCGCGCGCCGGGTCGCTACGCCCGTGAACGCGCCGCCATGGCCGAGCGGGCCCGGCGCGTGCTGGAGGCCATCCGGGGCCGGGCCACCGTGCGTGCGTTTTCCATGGAGGAGCAGATGCACACCCGCATCGAGAACGCCTCCTGGACGGTGGTCACCCGCGGTATCCGGGCGCGGACCACCATGCTCATCCTCACCACGTGGATGCTGTGTGCGGAGTTCCTCATGCTCGCCCTCGGACTGTTCATTGGCTACTGGCTGGTGGCCGCCGGGGACATGACCGTGGGTGCGGTCACCGGTGCGCTGTTGATGCTCATCCGTCTGCGCGGCCCGATGAACATGTTCATGCGCGTGCTCGACACCGTCCAGTCCGGGTATGCCTCCCTGGCGCGCATCGTCGGTGTGGTGGCCGACCCGCCGGTGCCCGTCCCCGACAGTGGTGCGTCCGCGCCGGAGGGGCGCGTGGAGTTGCGCAATGTGAGTTTCAGCTACGGCAACGACTGGGCGGTGCGCGATGTGAGCCTGCACATCCACCCCGGGGAGACGGTCGCGGTGGTGGGCGCCTCGGGCGCCGGTAAGACCACGGTGGCAGCCCTGGTGGCTGGCCTGCGCGTACCCGACGAAGGTGAGGTGCTTGTCGACGGGTTCCCCGTCGCCGAACTCTCCGACCGCGAGCGCATCGCCCGCCTGGCGATGGTCAGCCAGGAGGTCCATGTCTTCTCCGGGACCCTGCGCCAGGACCTCACCCTGGCCAGGCCCGGGGCCACCGACTCAGAACTCCTCGCTGTGCTGGAACGTGTGCAGGCCCGGGACTGGTTCGACAAACTCCCCGACGGCCTGGACACCGTGGTTGGTGCACGGGGCATCCAGCTGGAACCAGTGGCGGCCCAACAGCTGGCACTGGCGCGGGTGCTGCTGCTGGACCCGGCGATCGTGATCATGGATGAGGCCACCGCCGAGGCGGGATCCGCCGGGGCCGGGGCACTGGAGGCCGCCGCCGAGGAGGTCACCCGCGACCGCTCAGCCCTGGTGGTGGCACACCGTCTCGATCAGGCGTCCCGTGCGGATCGGATCCTGGTGATGGATGGGGGACGGATCGTGGAGCAGGGCACCCACGGGGAACTGATCGCCCGGGGTGGGATCTACCACCGGCTGTGGTCGGCGTGGAGTGTGGGTAGGTAA
- a CDS encoding ABC transporter transmembrane domain-containing protein produces the protein MKTPDNGSIVDYSALPGPGAQPSRMPPLDARMWTLKVALSQHPWSYIASVGMAITFVCNGLTPVVVGRAVDEAIAVGELRRLVFWILMLMLLFATSILVNWVARYMMVRSQQLVSHDLRTMVTDRIQDPRGFRGRGRTAGGLLSVASSDTQRVGDVVMMTVFPVAEVASIIYGATLTFLISPWLGLAVLLGGPLLVIIALRTARPLQARSVERQKAIAQASATATDVVQGLRILKGLGAIVTVRRRYEEVSTNAYRKTVHASAAEARLNGVTEASGAIFVSGIGIAAGFLALNGQMSIGELITVVGLTQFLIMPMTMLGKNVASRWASAEASAKRIREVLGAEFERTSELEADTAQRIISRLPRGVTVVGADPQVDPDPIIATLESLPRTRVIVAPHAADLFDGTVADNVHPDRAIADEAIRVASCDDIPGGADKMVGEGGRMLSGGQRQRVALARAIAADAEVLILQDPTTAVDSVTEQNIAGQVAAFRKDRVTVVFSEAPAWRAVADQQLEPAALATLLAEVPAGEDRADG, from the coding sequence ATGAAAACGCCCGATAACGGCAGCATCGTCGATTATTCGGCGCTGCCCGGGCCCGGCGCGCAACCGTCCCGGATGCCACCACTTGATGCCCGGATGTGGACGCTGAAGGTGGCGCTGTCTCAACATCCGTGGAGCTATATCGCCTCGGTGGGCATGGCCATCACCTTTGTCTGCAATGGTCTCACCCCGGTGGTGGTCGGTCGTGCGGTTGATGAGGCGATCGCCGTGGGGGAGCTGCGCCGCCTGGTGTTCTGGATCCTCATGCTCATGCTGCTGTTTGCCACCTCCATCTTGGTGAACTGGGTGGCGCGCTACATGATGGTGCGCAGCCAGCAGCTGGTCAGTCATGATCTGCGCACCATGGTCACCGACCGCATCCAGGATCCGCGCGGGTTCAGGGGGCGGGGCCGCACGGCCGGTGGCCTGCTGTCGGTGGCCTCCAGTGACACCCAGCGGGTCGGTGATGTGGTGATGATGACGGTGTTCCCCGTCGCGGAGGTGGCCTCCATCATCTACGGCGCCACCCTCACCTTCCTCATCAGTCCGTGGCTGGGGTTGGCTGTCCTCCTGGGTGGACCGCTGCTGGTGATCATCGCGCTGCGCACGGCCCGGCCCCTGCAGGCCAGGTCGGTGGAGCGGCAGAAGGCTATCGCCCAGGCCTCGGCTACCGCCACCGATGTGGTGCAGGGCCTGCGGATCCTTAAAGGCCTCGGGGCGATCGTGACGGTGCGCCGCCGCTATGAGGAGGTCTCCACCAACGCCTACCGCAAGACGGTCCACGCCAGCGCCGCCGAGGCACGCCTCAACGGCGTCACCGAGGCCAGCGGTGCGATCTTCGTCTCCGGCATCGGCATCGCCGCCGGTTTCCTCGCCCTCAACGGGCAGATGAGCATCGGTGAGCTCATCACCGTCGTCGGCCTGACGCAGTTCCTCATCATGCCGATGACCATGCTGGGCAAGAACGTCGCCTCGCGCTGGGCATCGGCGGAGGCCTCGGCGAAACGCATCCGCGAGGTGCTGGGGGCGGAGTTCGAACGCACCTCCGAGCTGGAGGCCGACACCGCGCAGCGGATCATCTCCCGTCTGCCCCGCGGTGTGACCGTGGTGGGTGCCGACCCGCAGGTGGATCCCGACCCGATCATCGCCACACTGGAATCCCTGCCGCGCACCCGGGTGATTGTCGCCCCGCACGCAGCCGACCTCTTCGACGGCACCGTCGCCGACAATGTCCACCCGGACCGGGCTATCGCCGATGAGGCCATCCGCGTGGCCTCCTGTGATGATATCCCGGGAGGTGCGGACAAGATGGTCGGGGAGGGCGGACGGATGCTCTCCGGCGGCCAGCGACAGCGCGTGGCACTGGCCCGGGCGATCGCCGCCGATGCGGAGGTGCTCATCCTCCAGGACCCCACCACCGCGGTGGACTCCGTGACCGAGCAGAACATCGCCGGGCAGGTCGCTGCCTTCCGGAAGGACCGGGTCACCGTGGTGTTCAGCGAGGCGCCCGCCTGGAGGGCCGTGGCCGACCAGCAGCTGGAACCGGCCGCACTGGCCACACTCCTGGCAGAGGTTCCAGCGGGAGAGGACCGGGCCGATGGATAG
- a CDS encoding formylglycine-generating enzyme family protein, producing MVRHRLGHRPCTLRITSMSNCCSPSSAQWRTTTRDLSDPVNPTTPCNPEQSRDAVTLPGGAFHMGDHHGEGYPADGEGPVHEVHLAPFGINVTTVTNAEFGRFIEATGYTTTAERYGVSAVFYAAFQGQRADILRQVPGVPWWLAVKGANWQRPNGPGSTLDGLEDHPVVHVSWDDAVAYCTWAGGRLPTEAEWEYAARGGLQGARYAWGDNLALDGRWNCNIWQGGFPMENTAADGYLTTAPVKTYTPNGYGLWQMAGNVWEWCQDWFDAEYYSRASSINPRGPDTGARRVMRGGSYLCHDSYCNRYRVAARNSNTPDSTSGNTGFRCVFDSP from the coding sequence GTGGTTCGCCATCGACTGGGCCACCGGCCCTGCACACTGAGGATTACGTCCATGAGTAACTGCTGCTCCCCGTCAAGCGCACAATGGCGTACCACTACCCGGGATTTATCAGATCCTGTCAATCCCACCACTCCATGCAACCCGGAACAATCCCGCGATGCTGTGACACTGCCGGGTGGAGCTTTCCACATGGGCGATCATCACGGGGAGGGGTACCCGGCGGACGGGGAGGGGCCAGTACATGAGGTTCACCTCGCCCCCTTCGGCATTAATGTCACCACGGTCACGAATGCCGAGTTCGGACGATTTATTGAAGCCACAGGGTATACGACGACAGCGGAACGCTACGGTGTCTCGGCTGTATTCTACGCAGCGTTCCAAGGGCAACGCGCTGACATTCTTCGCCAGGTTCCCGGCGTGCCCTGGTGGCTGGCGGTCAAGGGTGCGAACTGGCAGCGTCCCAACGGCCCCGGATCCACCCTGGACGGGCTTGAGGACCACCCCGTCGTTCACGTTTCCTGGGATGATGCCGTTGCCTACTGCACCTGGGCTGGCGGTCGTCTGCCCACCGAAGCCGAGTGGGAATACGCCGCCCGGGGTGGACTGCAGGGCGCACGATATGCCTGGGGGGATAACCTCGCCCTAGACGGGAGGTGGAACTGCAATATCTGGCAGGGGGGCTTCCCCATGGAGAACACCGCCGCGGATGGTTACCTCACCACTGCACCGGTGAAGACCTACACGCCCAATGGATACGGTCTGTGGCAGATGGCAGGGAATGTATGGGAATGGTGCCAGGACTGGTTTGATGCGGAGTACTACTCCCGTGCTTCCTCCATCAACCCGCGGGGACCGGATACCGGTGCGCGCCGGGTGATGCGCGGAGGCTCGTATCTCTGCCATGATTCCTACTGCAACAGATACCGGGTGGCCGCCCGCAATTCGAACACCCCGGATTCCACCTCGGGGAATACCGGTTTCCGGTGCGTTTTCGATAGTCCTTGA
- a CDS encoding YchJ family protein — translation MPYDYDLRCPCGTGLTYGQCCHRYHAGNHHAPTAEALMRSRFTAFAAGETDYLLDTWDPATRPAELTLDDRLEFYRLEILETEGGGPFDATGRVKFQAFHRGLADGVQEEDSTFRKMDGRWVYSLGDVAE, via the coding sequence ATGCCCTATGACTACGACCTGCGCTGCCCCTGCGGCACCGGCCTCACCTACGGACAGTGCTGCCACCGCTACCACGCCGGCAACCACCACGCCCCCACCGCCGAGGCCCTCATGCGCTCCCGGTTCACGGCCTTCGCCGCCGGTGAGACCGACTACCTGCTGGACACCTGGGACCCGGCCACCCGGCCTGCGGAACTGACCCTGGATGACCGGCTCGAGTTCTACCGCCTGGAGATCCTTGAGACCGAGGGCGGTGGCCCCTTCGATGCCACCGGACGCGTGAAATTCCAGGCCTTCCACCGCGGGCTTGCCGACGGCGTACAGGAGGAGGACTCCACCTTCCGCAAGATGGACGGACGCTGGGTCTACTCCCTCGGGGACGTGGCCGAATAA
- a CDS encoding class I SAM-dependent methyltransferase: MTEPRSPLPPLHPPIPPVSRRDAPVFSGAAHRASAGLAFTEGSDTYEDVRPGYPTEILNLAAGFSRVLDVGVGTGKLTGQLDHAGHDVAALDPSMDMLRVLRRNHPRIPCWQATAEHTALVSGTVDLITCAQTWHWVDVPAASAEFDRVVTDGGAVLLVWNNLDTRIPWVHRLSRIMHAGDVLKPGFVPSVCSPWRITREVRTTWEQHLTPEQIIQLTHTRSYWLRSDARTRARVDGNLTWYLYEHLGHEPGAQVALPYRCDGFLLGR; this comes from the coding sequence ATGACTGAACCACGCTCCCCACTGCCTCCACTGCATCCACCGATTCCCCCGGTCTCTCGGCGTGACGCGCCGGTCTTCTCCGGGGCCGCACACCGCGCCAGCGCCGGCCTGGCCTTCACCGAGGGCTCCGACACCTACGAGGATGTCCGTCCCGGTTATCCCACAGAGATCCTGAACCTGGCCGCTGGCTTCAGCCGGGTCCTGGACGTCGGGGTGGGCACCGGCAAACTCACCGGCCAGCTTGACCACGCCGGGCACGATGTCGCCGCCCTGGACCCCAGCATGGACATGCTCCGCGTGTTGCGGCGCAACCATCCCCGGATCCCCTGCTGGCAGGCCACGGCGGAACACACCGCCCTGGTTTCCGGGACGGTGGATCTGATCACCTGCGCCCAGACCTGGCACTGGGTGGATGTCCCGGCGGCCTCAGCGGAATTCGACCGGGTGGTGACAGACGGCGGCGCGGTGCTGCTGGTGTGGAACAACCTGGATACCCGGATCCCCTGGGTGCACCGCCTCAGCCGGATCATGCACGCCGGTGATGTGCTCAAACCGGGCTTCGTGCCCTCGGTGTGTTCACCATGGCGGATCACCCGGGAGGTGCGCACCACCTGGGAACAGCACCTCACCCCTGAGCAGATCATCCAGCTGACCCACACCCGTTCCTACTGGCTGCGGTCCGACGCCAGGACCCGCGCCCGGGTTGACGGCAACCTCACCTGGTACCTGTACGAGCACCTCGGACATGAACCCGGCGCGCAGGTCGCACTTCCCTACCGCTGTGACGGTTTCCTGCTGGGGCGGTGA
- a CDS encoding GyrI-like domain-containing protein, whose translation MTTEDTFYMNCPPITAVETLEVTAVPTAVVSFEDFPMAEMTTAFDTTFAALFPALVQAGVNPIGAPFSLHHRLPTETVTFELGIPIDAPLKKEITADNGLVVGPSILPAGKLARVSYMGEYHGLGPAWNSFLQGLGESGEQLAFPFWEVYITDPSQAIEPAVMRTDLYTLLG comes from the coding sequence ATGACGACTGAGGACACCTTCTACATGAACTGCCCGCCGATCACCGCCGTGGAGACCCTGGAGGTCACCGCGGTGCCCACCGCCGTGGTGTCCTTCGAGGACTTCCCCATGGCCGAGATGACCACCGCCTTCGACACGACCTTCGCGGCATTGTTCCCGGCCCTGGTGCAGGCCGGTGTCAATCCCATCGGTGCCCCCTTCTCCCTGCACCACCGCCTGCCCACCGAGACCGTCACCTTCGAGCTGGGCATCCCTATTGATGCACCCTTGAAGAAGGAGATCACCGCCGACAACGGCCTGGTGGTGGGACCGTCCATCCTGCCGGCGGGCAAGCTGGCGCGGGTGTCCTACATGGGTGAGTACCACGGCCTGGGGCCCGCATGGAATAGCTTCCTGCAGGGGCTCGGTGAATCCGGGGAGCAGCTGGCGTTCCCCTTCTGGGAGGTCTACATCACCGACCCCTCCCAGGCCATTGAACCGGCAGTGATGCGCACCGATCTGTACACCCTGCTGGGCTGA
- the zupT gene encoding zinc transporter ZupT — translation MDWSNIIFAFSLTLFAGLATGVGGVIAVARKAPGERFLAGSLGFSVGVMLFVSFVEILPKAVEELTGVWGERGGNWAATGAFFAGIALIAVIDRLVPTAINPHEPSTVGGAVEGYERRSRMMRAGVLTAIAISIHNFPEGFATFVAGLTDPRIAIPVAVAIAIHNIPEGIAVAVPIREATGSRGKALKWATLSGLAEPAGAVVGFILLMPFLGPEAMGLSFAAVAGIMVFISLDELLPTAISSGRHHTAIYGLVGGMAVMAVSLLLFI, via the coding sequence ATGGATTGGTCTAATATCATCTTCGCGTTCAGCCTGACGCTGTTCGCAGGGCTGGCGACGGGTGTGGGTGGCGTCATCGCAGTCGCCCGCAAGGCGCCGGGGGAGAGGTTCCTCGCCGGCTCCCTCGGTTTCTCCGTGGGTGTGATGCTCTTCGTCTCCTTCGTGGAGATTCTGCCCAAGGCGGTCGAGGAGCTCACCGGCGTCTGGGGTGAACGGGGTGGAAACTGGGCGGCTACCGGTGCCTTCTTCGCTGGTATCGCCCTCATCGCCGTCATCGACCGCCTGGTACCCACCGCCATCAACCCCCACGAACCGTCCACCGTGGGCGGCGCGGTGGAGGGGTACGAGCGTCGCAGCCGGATGATGAGGGCCGGGGTGCTCACCGCGATCGCGATCTCCATCCACAACTTCCCCGAGGGCTTCGCCACCTTCGTCGCCGGCTTGACGGACCCCAGAATCGCCATCCCTGTCGCCGTCGCGATTGCCATCCACAACATCCCGGAGGGCATCGCCGTGGCCGTCCCCATCCGCGAGGCCACCGGCTCCCGCGGGAAGGCCCTGAAATGGGCCACCCTCTCCGGCCTGGCCGAACCCGCCGGCGCTGTCGTTGGCTTCATCCTGCTCATGCCCTTCCTCGGCCCGGAGGCCATGGGCCTGTCCTTCGCCGCGGTCGCTGGCATCATGGTGTTCATCAGCCTCGATGAGCTGCTGCCCACCGCGATCAGCTCCGGCCGTCACCACACCGCCATCTACGGCCTCGTCGGTGGCATGGCTGTCATGGCTGTGAGTCTGCTGCTGTTCATCTAG
- a CDS encoding IS982-like element ISCef2 family transposase, translated as MNNNLNTLLTTLYVTLVDDVLPSLGINRTHRPGRKPALDDAELLCLVIAQHLLHGTSSETRWVRYAHQHFSEMFPDIPQQSGYNKRVRAASSLISLVITALARDTASWYDLCRLLDSTPIPCAMSRETVKRSDLAGYANYGYCASHSRYFWGFRLYLVCAPDGMPVIWGLADPKIGEREAAMVLLAHDQHLLSTGQVIVADKGFAGCDFEGFISHELGVELIRPDRKNEAHRYGDLGGIRQWVESVFDTLKDQLGLEHHRARSPGGVYAKVAGKLLALASVIWHNWRIGAPDKRSLTAYDH; from the coding sequence GTGAACAATAACCTAAACACTCTCCTGACCACACTCTACGTCACCTTAGTCGACGATGTCTTGCCTTCTTTAGGTATCAATCGCACCCACCGACCAGGTAGAAAACCAGCCCTGGACGACGCCGAGCTCCTCTGCCTGGTCATCGCCCAACACCTCCTGCACGGCACCTCATCGGAGACACGATGGGTGCGCTACGCCCACCAACACTTCAGTGAGATGTTTCCCGATATCCCGCAACAATCCGGGTATAACAAACGCGTCCGTGCCGCTAGTTCACTGATTTCGCTGGTGATCACTGCCCTGGCTCGAGATACCGCCTCCTGGTACGACCTGTGCCGTTTGCTCGATTCCACGCCAATTCCGTGTGCGATGTCAAGAGAAACGGTGAAACGATCAGATCTGGCCGGGTATGCCAACTATGGGTATTGCGCGTCGCATTCGCGGTATTTCTGGGGGTTTCGTCTCTACCTGGTGTGTGCCCCGGATGGAATGCCGGTGATCTGGGGACTGGCTGATCCAAAGATTGGGGAACGCGAGGCTGCCATGGTGTTATTAGCCCATGACCAGCATCTTCTTTCTACGGGCCAGGTGATTGTGGCGGATAAGGGGTTTGCCGGTTGTGACTTTGAGGGGTTTATCTCCCACGAGCTGGGTGTGGAGTTGATTCGCCCGGATCGCAAGAATGAGGCTCACAGGTATGGGGATCTTGGCGGGATCAGGCAGTGGGTGGAATCCGTGTTCGACACCCTCAAGGACCAGTTGGGATTGGAGCACCACCGGGCAAGAAGCCCTGGTGGTGTCTATGCCAAGGTGGCGGGCAAGTTGTTGGCGTTAGCATCTGTGATCTGGCATAACTGGCGTATCGGTGCACCTGATAAGCGCTCACTGACAGCTTATGATCACTGA